A section of the Oryza sativa Japonica Group chromosome 1, ASM3414082v1 genome encodes:
- the LOC136355514 gene encoding uncharacterized protein — translation MPGKPDFPSKVVIQPTPSQATASGEARDEAAGTSPGPTSPGDAQDQTGPGDIPEPSTSSGGPSRIAFSPRRLFSSSSVAPLSAEPILQALAAANTAVLDGFSAQVEALRAERAELEAAWARVEEGRRSVDAMVEVGRKAHRRHVSELEARKAALTEIAREVEEERAAALIATTTMIEAQDALRLQNASREAELKEKLDAAQGVLDSAAARERRVTETEAASRRREESLEARAMALEEHAGAVEKGLTGREAAATLREATLAAHEAACAEEESYKV, via the exons atgccggggaaacctgatttcccctccaaggtggtcattcaaccgaccccctcgcag GCGACAGCCTCCGGGgaggctcgcgacgaggccgcgggcacaTCGCCTGGGCCCACCTccccgggcgacgcccaggatcaaacgggtccgggggacatccccgagcccagcaCGTCCTCCGGGGGGCCGAGCCGCATCGCcttctctccaaggcggctcttctcctcatcttccgtcgccccgctgagcgccgagcccattctgcaggccttggccgccgcaaacaccgcggtgctggATGGGTTTAgcgcccaagtggaggccctgcgcgcggaacgagcggagctcgaggccgcatgggcacgcgttgaggaggggcggcgctcggtggacgccatggtggaggtgggccgtaaagctcaccgccgtcacgtctcggagcttgaagcccggaaGGCGGCGCTGACGGAGATCGCtcgtgaggtggaggaggagcgagcggCCGCCCTCATCGCTACCACCACGATGATTGAGGCGCAAGACGCCCTCCGCCTTCAAAACGCCAgccgggaggcggagctgaaagAAAAGCTTGACGCCGCCCAGGGAGTCCTtgactccgccgctgcccgagagcggcgggtaACAGAGActgaggcggcgtcccggcggcgcgaggagtcccttgaggcccgtgctatggcgctggaagaacacgccggcgccgtggagaaaGGCTTGACgggccgcgaggccgccgctactctccgggaggcgacgctggcggcgcacgaggccgcctgcgccgaggagga gagctacaaagtgtga
- the LOC9269629 gene encoding uncharacterized protein isoform X1 yields MSESALDKHIVVKIPDHVLPDAFIGESVGKGKEDGATVDNMDPSRPFLVIKKSDLDKADEWVKIKYAWMAKSLTNDIIIPDPTPQVVRDAFFDISPRLDSVLRKDSVRCFFRLFAECTAAMAFKCNITSETLSCIVRHNALRCAKTVLEGKAPQLSCMHANPNCINPYGIFPLHEAAERFSVDMIKLLFCHGASANLHTVNDAGIPGLLPLHVAVGNTCLHKYLEDNLSPVQYHEDYIYKLIHLLCLPEMKVFLDTVRLLAEKTDNLADELWNYMKNDKLVESAVLLLAARKHIREGKPDGFDIIAQRIYEDYDSLVCDKGDTAEGQKLLEERRALLKCKCLIVTIISQAGEVLDNYIQAHSEVPNVEVLARVSYILKEFGFCPNEEYIDTMILCPYNKISYSDIVHKDVTKAVAQMSTSLPAAEKKAARKKALKGWDPTFIKRNFFPYWRSVLGAQLSVSNGAADEKSMLHRPQFRNSVVSNESSSLNHNISFLGRIQQLSGTHESRRYSTAAFRMLTKVLKT; encoded by the exons ATGTCGGAATCGGCCCTCG ACAAACATATAGTGGTGAAAATTCCCGATCATGTTCTGCCAGATGCTTTCATAGGAGAAAGTGTTGGTAAAGGTAAAGAAGATGGAGCAACCGTAGATAACATGGACCCGTCCCGCCCTTTTCTAGTTATCAAGAAGTCTGATTTGGATAAGGCTGATGAG TgggttaaaataaaatatgcttGGATGGCCAAGTCCTTAACAAATGATATAATCATCCCAGACCCTACCCCTCAG GTGGTGCGGGATGCCTTCTTTGATATATCTCCCCGCTTGGACTCCGTCTTGAGAAAGGACAGTGTCCGGTGCTTCTTCCGTTTGTTCGCGGAATGTACTGCGGCCATGGCATTTAAGTGTAACATCACCTCAGAAACCTTATCCTGCATTGTCAGGCATAATGCCTTGCGATGTGCGAAAACTGTATTGGAGGGCAAGGCACCTCAGCTCAGTTGTATGCATGCCAATCCAAACTGCATTAACCCATATGGAATTTTTCCACTCCATGAAGCTGCTGAACGGTTCTCTGTTGACATGATCAAGTTGCTGTTCTGCCATGGTGCTTCAGCCAATTTACACACAGTCAATGATGCTGGCATTCCCGGACTACTCCCGCTCCATGTTGCAGTTGGAAATACTTGCTTGCATAAATATCTGGAGGACAATCTATCTCCTGTGCAGTATCATGAGGATTATATCTACAAGCTCATTCATCTGCTGTGTCTACCTGAGATG AAGGTTTTTTTGGATACAGTTAGACTGCTTGCTGAAAAAACAGATAATCTAGCTGATGAGCTCTGGAATTACATGAAGAATGACAAGCTTGTAGAATCCGCAGTTTTACTCCTGGCAGCCCGAAAACATATCCGTGAGGGCAAACCTGATGGGTTCGACATTATCGCGCAACGTATATATGAGGACTATGATTCCCTAGTGTGTGATAAAGGTGATACTGCAGAGGGGCAGAAGCTGCTGGAGGAAAGAAGAGCACTTTTGAAATGTAAATGTCTGATTGTCACTATAATTTCGCAAGCTGGTGAGGTTTTGGATAACTACATTCAAGCACATTCAGAG GTGCCCAATGTGGAGGTCCTTGCGCGTGTTTCATATATTCTTAAGGAATTCGGGTTTTGCCCTAACGAAGAATACATTGACACCATGATCCT CTGTCCATATAACAAGATTTCTTACAGCGACATAGTTCACAAAG ATGTAACCAAGGCTGTTGCACAAATGTCTACTTCTCTGCCTGCTGCAGAAAAAAAG GCTGCGAGAAAAAAGGCACTTAAAGGATGGGATCCAACATTCATAAAGAGAAATTTTTTCCCCTACTGGAGATCAGTATTAGGGGCCCAGCTGTCTGTATCCAATGGAGCAGCAGATGAGAAGTCAATGCTTCATCGTCCACAGTTCCGTAATTCAGTAGTGAGTAACGAGTCTTCGAGTCTGAACCATAATATTAGTTTCTTGGGAAGAATTCAGCAACTGAGTGGTACTCATGAATCGAGAAGGTACAGTACTGCTGCATTCAGAATGCTCACGAAGGTGCTAAAGACATGA
- the LOC9269629 gene encoding uncharacterized protein isoform X2 produces the protein MSESALDKHIVVKIPDHVLPDAFIGESVGKGKEDGATVDNMDPSRPFLVIKKSDLDKADEWVKIKYAWMAKSLTNDIIIPDPTPQVVRDAFFDISPRLDSVLRKDSVRCFFRLFAECTAAMAFKCNITSETLSCIVRHNALRCAKTVLEGKAPQLSCMHANPNCINPYGIFPLHEAAERFSVDMIKLLFCHGASANLHTVNDAGIPGLLPLHVAVGNTCLHKYLEDNLSPVQYHEDYIYKLIHLLCLPEMVFLDTVRLLAEKTDNLADELWNYMKNDKLVESAVLLLAARKHIREGKPDGFDIIAQRIYEDYDSLVCDKGDTAEGQKLLEERRALLKCKCLIVTIISQAGEVLDNYIQAHSEVPNVEVLARVSYILKEFGFCPNEEYIDTMILCPYNKISYSDIVHKDVTKAVAQMSTSLPAAEKKAARKKALKGWDPTFIKRNFFPYWRSVLGAQLSVSNGAADEKSMLHRPQFRNSVVSNESSSLNHNISFLGRIQQLSGTHESRRYSTAAFRMLTKVLKT, from the exons ATGTCGGAATCGGCCCTCG ACAAACATATAGTGGTGAAAATTCCCGATCATGTTCTGCCAGATGCTTTCATAGGAGAAAGTGTTGGTAAAGGTAAAGAAGATGGAGCAACCGTAGATAACATGGACCCGTCCCGCCCTTTTCTAGTTATCAAGAAGTCTGATTTGGATAAGGCTGATGAG TgggttaaaataaaatatgcttGGATGGCCAAGTCCTTAACAAATGATATAATCATCCCAGACCCTACCCCTCAG GTGGTGCGGGATGCCTTCTTTGATATATCTCCCCGCTTGGACTCCGTCTTGAGAAAGGACAGTGTCCGGTGCTTCTTCCGTTTGTTCGCGGAATGTACTGCGGCCATGGCATTTAAGTGTAACATCACCTCAGAAACCTTATCCTGCATTGTCAGGCATAATGCCTTGCGATGTGCGAAAACTGTATTGGAGGGCAAGGCACCTCAGCTCAGTTGTATGCATGCCAATCCAAACTGCATTAACCCATATGGAATTTTTCCACTCCATGAAGCTGCTGAACGGTTCTCTGTTGACATGATCAAGTTGCTGTTCTGCCATGGTGCTTCAGCCAATTTACACACAGTCAATGATGCTGGCATTCCCGGACTACTCCCGCTCCATGTTGCAGTTGGAAATACTTGCTTGCATAAATATCTGGAGGACAATCTATCTCCTGTGCAGTATCATGAGGATTATATCTACAAGCTCATTCATCTGCTGTGTCTACCTGAGATG GTTTTTTTGGATACAGTTAGACTGCTTGCTGAAAAAACAGATAATCTAGCTGATGAGCTCTGGAATTACATGAAGAATGACAAGCTTGTAGAATCCGCAGTTTTACTCCTGGCAGCCCGAAAACATATCCGTGAGGGCAAACCTGATGGGTTCGACATTATCGCGCAACGTATATATGAGGACTATGATTCCCTAGTGTGTGATAAAGGTGATACTGCAGAGGGGCAGAAGCTGCTGGAGGAAAGAAGAGCACTTTTGAAATGTAAATGTCTGATTGTCACTATAATTTCGCAAGCTGGTGAGGTTTTGGATAACTACATTCAAGCACATTCAGAG GTGCCCAATGTGGAGGTCCTTGCGCGTGTTTCATATATTCTTAAGGAATTCGGGTTTTGCCCTAACGAAGAATACATTGACACCATGATCCT CTGTCCATATAACAAGATTTCTTACAGCGACATAGTTCACAAAG ATGTAACCAAGGCTGTTGCACAAATGTCTACTTCTCTGCCTGCTGCAGAAAAAAAG GCTGCGAGAAAAAAGGCACTTAAAGGATGGGATCCAACATTCATAAAGAGAAATTTTTTCCCCTACTGGAGATCAGTATTAGGGGCCCAGCTGTCTGTATCCAATGGAGCAGCAGATGAGAAGTCAATGCTTCATCGTCCACAGTTCCGTAATTCAGTAGTGAGTAACGAGTCTTCGAGTCTGAACCATAATATTAGTTTCTTGGGAAGAATTCAGCAACTGAGTGGTACTCATGAATCGAGAAGGTACAGTACTGCTGCATTCAGAATGCTCACGAAGGTGCTAAAGACATGA
- the LOC9269629 gene encoding uncharacterized protein isoform X3, with product MSESALDKHIVVKIPDHVLPDAFIGESVGKGKEDGATVDNMDPSRPFLVIKKSDLDKADEVVRDAFFDISPRLDSVLRKDSVRCFFRLFAECTAAMAFKCNITSETLSCIVRHNALRCAKTVLEGKAPQLSCMHANPNCINPYGIFPLHEAAERFSVDMIKLLFCHGASANLHTVNDAGIPGLLPLHVAVGNTCLHKYLEDNLSPVQYHEDYIYKLIHLLCLPEMKVFLDTVRLLAEKTDNLADELWNYMKNDKLVESAVLLLAARKHIREGKPDGFDIIAQRIYEDYDSLVCDKGDTAEGQKLLEERRALLKCKCLIVTIISQAGEVLDNYIQAHSEVPNVEVLARVSYILKEFGFCPNEEYIDTMILCPYNKISYSDIVHKDVTKAVAQMSTSLPAAEKKAARKKALKGWDPTFIKRNFFPYWRSVLGAQLSVSNGAADEKSMLHRPQFRNSVVSNESSSLNHNISFLGRIQQLSGTHESRRYSTAAFRMLTKVLKT from the exons ATGTCGGAATCGGCCCTCG ACAAACATATAGTGGTGAAAATTCCCGATCATGTTCTGCCAGATGCTTTCATAGGAGAAAGTGTTGGTAAAGGTAAAGAAGATGGAGCAACCGTAGATAACATGGACCCGTCCCGCCCTTTTCTAGTTATCAAGAAGTCTGATTTGGATAAGGCTGATGAG GTGGTGCGGGATGCCTTCTTTGATATATCTCCCCGCTTGGACTCCGTCTTGAGAAAGGACAGTGTCCGGTGCTTCTTCCGTTTGTTCGCGGAATGTACTGCGGCCATGGCATTTAAGTGTAACATCACCTCAGAAACCTTATCCTGCATTGTCAGGCATAATGCCTTGCGATGTGCGAAAACTGTATTGGAGGGCAAGGCACCTCAGCTCAGTTGTATGCATGCCAATCCAAACTGCATTAACCCATATGGAATTTTTCCACTCCATGAAGCTGCTGAACGGTTCTCTGTTGACATGATCAAGTTGCTGTTCTGCCATGGTGCTTCAGCCAATTTACACACAGTCAATGATGCTGGCATTCCCGGACTACTCCCGCTCCATGTTGCAGTTGGAAATACTTGCTTGCATAAATATCTGGAGGACAATCTATCTCCTGTGCAGTATCATGAGGATTATATCTACAAGCTCATTCATCTGCTGTGTCTACCTGAGATG AAGGTTTTTTTGGATACAGTTAGACTGCTTGCTGAAAAAACAGATAATCTAGCTGATGAGCTCTGGAATTACATGAAGAATGACAAGCTTGTAGAATCCGCAGTTTTACTCCTGGCAGCCCGAAAACATATCCGTGAGGGCAAACCTGATGGGTTCGACATTATCGCGCAACGTATATATGAGGACTATGATTCCCTAGTGTGTGATAAAGGTGATACTGCAGAGGGGCAGAAGCTGCTGGAGGAAAGAAGAGCACTTTTGAAATGTAAATGTCTGATTGTCACTATAATTTCGCAAGCTGGTGAGGTTTTGGATAACTACATTCAAGCACATTCAGAG GTGCCCAATGTGGAGGTCCTTGCGCGTGTTTCATATATTCTTAAGGAATTCGGGTTTTGCCCTAACGAAGAATACATTGACACCATGATCCT CTGTCCATATAACAAGATTTCTTACAGCGACATAGTTCACAAAG ATGTAACCAAGGCTGTTGCACAAATGTCTACTTCTCTGCCTGCTGCAGAAAAAAAG GCTGCGAGAAAAAAGGCACTTAAAGGATGGGATCCAACATTCATAAAGAGAAATTTTTTCCCCTACTGGAGATCAGTATTAGGGGCCCAGCTGTCTGTATCCAATGGAGCAGCAGATGAGAAGTCAATGCTTCATCGTCCACAGTTCCGTAATTCAGTAGTGAGTAACGAGTCTTCGAGTCTGAACCATAATATTAGTTTCTTGGGAAGAATTCAGCAACTGAGTGGTACTCATGAATCGAGAAGGTACAGTACTGCTGCATTCAGAATGCTCACGAAGGTGCTAAAGACATGA
- the LOC9269629 gene encoding uncharacterized protein isoform X4, whose translation MDPSRPFLVIKKSDLDKADEWVKIKYAWMAKSLTNDIIIPDPTPQVVRDAFFDISPRLDSVLRKDSVRCFFRLFAECTAAMAFKCNITSETLSCIVRHNALRCAKTVLEGKAPQLSCMHANPNCINPYGIFPLHEAAERFSVDMIKLLFCHGASANLHTVNDAGIPGLLPLHVAVGNTCLHKYLEDNLSPVQYHEDYIYKLIHLLCLPEMKVFLDTVRLLAEKTDNLADELWNYMKNDKLVESAVLLLAARKHIREGKPDGFDIIAQRIYEDYDSLVCDKGDTAEGQKLLEERRALLKCKCLIVTIISQAGEVLDNYIQAHSEVPNVEVLARVSYILKEFGFCPNEEYIDTMILCPYNKISYSDIVHKDVTKAVAQMSTSLPAAEKKAARKKALKGWDPTFIKRNFFPYWRSVLGAQLSVSNGAADEKSMLHRPQFRNSVVSNESSSLNHNISFLGRIQQLSGTHESRRYSTAAFRMLTKVLKT comes from the exons ATGGACCCGTCCCGCCCTTTTCTAGTTATCAAGAAGTCTGATTTGGATAAGGCTGATGAG TgggttaaaataaaatatgcttGGATGGCCAAGTCCTTAACAAATGATATAATCATCCCAGACCCTACCCCTCAG GTGGTGCGGGATGCCTTCTTTGATATATCTCCCCGCTTGGACTCCGTCTTGAGAAAGGACAGTGTCCGGTGCTTCTTCCGTTTGTTCGCGGAATGTACTGCGGCCATGGCATTTAAGTGTAACATCACCTCAGAAACCTTATCCTGCATTGTCAGGCATAATGCCTTGCGATGTGCGAAAACTGTATTGGAGGGCAAGGCACCTCAGCTCAGTTGTATGCATGCCAATCCAAACTGCATTAACCCATATGGAATTTTTCCACTCCATGAAGCTGCTGAACGGTTCTCTGTTGACATGATCAAGTTGCTGTTCTGCCATGGTGCTTCAGCCAATTTACACACAGTCAATGATGCTGGCATTCCCGGACTACTCCCGCTCCATGTTGCAGTTGGAAATACTTGCTTGCATAAATATCTGGAGGACAATCTATCTCCTGTGCAGTATCATGAGGATTATATCTACAAGCTCATTCATCTGCTGTGTCTACCTGAGATG AAGGTTTTTTTGGATACAGTTAGACTGCTTGCTGAAAAAACAGATAATCTAGCTGATGAGCTCTGGAATTACATGAAGAATGACAAGCTTGTAGAATCCGCAGTTTTACTCCTGGCAGCCCGAAAACATATCCGTGAGGGCAAACCTGATGGGTTCGACATTATCGCGCAACGTATATATGAGGACTATGATTCCCTAGTGTGTGATAAAGGTGATACTGCAGAGGGGCAGAAGCTGCTGGAGGAAAGAAGAGCACTTTTGAAATGTAAATGTCTGATTGTCACTATAATTTCGCAAGCTGGTGAGGTTTTGGATAACTACATTCAAGCACATTCAGAG GTGCCCAATGTGGAGGTCCTTGCGCGTGTTTCATATATTCTTAAGGAATTCGGGTTTTGCCCTAACGAAGAATACATTGACACCATGATCCT CTGTCCATATAACAAGATTTCTTACAGCGACATAGTTCACAAAG ATGTAACCAAGGCTGTTGCACAAATGTCTACTTCTCTGCCTGCTGCAGAAAAAAAG GCTGCGAGAAAAAAGGCACTTAAAGGATGGGATCCAACATTCATAAAGAGAAATTTTTTCCCCTACTGGAGATCAGTATTAGGGGCCCAGCTGTCTGTATCCAATGGAGCAGCAGATGAGAAGTCAATGCTTCATCGTCCACAGTTCCGTAATTCAGTAGTGAGTAACGAGTCTTCGAGTCTGAACCATAATATTAGTTTCTTGGGAAGAATTCAGCAACTGAGTGGTACTCATGAATCGAGAAGGTACAGTACTGCTGCATTCAGAATGCTCACGAAGGTGCTAAAGACATGA